In the genome of Acidiferrobacteraceae bacterium, the window GAAAAATTCAGCCACTTAGGAATACAAGCTCAGCAGGAACCTGAGTTTGAGCGAAATTTTTTCCCGTGGCACCCCGAACAGATGTCATTCAGGCCATTTTTTTGCCCCGAAGACGGGAGGCGGTAGAATGCACCGACCCACCGCCGTACGTACCTCGATCAGGACCCCCTTCCATGGCCAACGATCCAACCGCGAGAGACCCTTCCGCCGACGACGTTTACGATGCACCCCTTGAGCGGGCTTTTGACCGCATCGTTACGCCATTCGAGGAGTTCATTCACAAGCAGGCCACCAGTGGCCTGCTGCTCATGGGCTCGGCACTGCTTGCATTGTTCATCGCCAACAGCCCCCTGGCTCACGGGTACGAACAGTTTCTGAATACCGTCGTCGGATTCAACGTAGGTGACTGGAGGTTCGCTCACTCCATCCACCACTGGATTAACGACGGACTGATGGCCATGTTCTTTTTCGTTGTCGGCCTGGAAATCAAGCGCGAGATTCTGGTGGGCGAACTGTCCGATCCGCGCCAGGCCGCCCTGCCCATTCTCGCCGCTCTGGGGGGGATGATTTTTCCGGCGGTCATTTTCGCCCTGTTCAACACAGGCGGTGAAGCCGCTCGCGGCTGGGGTATCCCCATGGCCACGGACATCGCCTTCGCCGTCGGCGCCCTGGTGCTCCTGGGTACCCGGATTCCCCGATCCCTGGTCACGTTCCTCGTGGCGTTGGCCATCGTGGACGACCTCGGCAGCGTGGTGGTGATCGCCCTGTTCTATACCGAGAAGATTCACCTGGGCGCCCTGGGGCTGGCGGCCCTGCTGGTGGCGGTTCTGGTACTGTTCAACCTCTTTGGCATTCGGCGGACCCTTCCCTATTTCATCGCCGGTGGTCTCTTGTGGCTGGCCATGCTGGAGTCCGGTGTCCACGCCACCATCGCCGGGGTCCTGACTGCGCTTGCCATACCCGCGCGTCCGAAATATCACCCCGGGTCCTTCACTCGCCGCGTGCGTGCGCTCATGGATCGTTTCGATGAGGCCCATGATCCAAAGACCACCATCATCACCAACGAAGGTCAGCGCGCATTGCTGCAAACCCTCG includes:
- the nhaA gene encoding Na+/H+ antiporter NhaA, coding for MANDPTARDPSADDVYDAPLERAFDRIVTPFEEFIHKQATSGLLLMGSALLALFIANSPLAHGYEQFLNTVVGFNVGDWRFAHSIHHWINDGLMAMFFFVVGLEIKREILVGELSDPRQAALPILAALGGMIFPAVIFALFNTGGEAARGWGIPMATDIAFAVGALVLLGTRIPRSLVTFLVALAIVDDLGSVVVIALFYTEKIHLGALGLAALLVAVLVLFNLFGIRRTLPYFIAGGLLWLAMLESGVHATIAGVLTALAIPARPKYHPGSFTRRVRALMDRFDEAHDPKTTIITNEGQRALLQTLENCVHRVETPLQRLEHQLHFPVAYGIIPVFALANAGIPVDFESLAATLSHPLTLGVVVGLVAGKLLGIAGVSWVALRLGVGRLPQGTTFSQIIGVALLGGIGFTMSIFIGELAFPGQTSFLLMAKSGILLASVVAGVGGFLFLRFVAPAR